In Chaetodon auriga isolate fChaAug3 chromosome 7, fChaAug3.hap1, whole genome shotgun sequence, a genomic segment contains:
- the or55e1 gene encoding olfactory receptor 51E2, with product MLEALLGRNFSHSTFVFRGFPELQKHRRLLALPFSASYLSVLLGNSLLVYVIRRVESLHSPMYLLICMLCVVDILVVTTIVPNMLLGLLFDRDEISLAGCLTQMFFTHFLSSLESTLLLVMALDRYVAICQPLRYTKIIDSSMFVKLLLFTLVRSGSIMATLVGLAGSLRFCGSNTIKHCYCDHMALVSLACDSTERNSAIGLAVIVCFVGVDIPLIFLSYMKILSIVTQAAVASEERWKAFHTCGTHLIVMMCFYLVGSVTFLSHNLNIPIPTDVNTFLGLMYILFPATVNPIIYGVRTKEIRNGFLRIFKLRLKTMTLKVSPAGHGQR from the coding sequence ATGTTGGAGGCATTGCTGGGCAGGAACTTCTCCCACAGCACCTTCGTGTTCAGAGGTTTTCCCGAGCTGCAGAAACACCGCCGGCTGCTGGCGCTGCCATTCTCCGCCTCCTacctgtcagtgctgctgggaAACTCCCTGCTGGTGTACGTGATCCGCCGCGTGGAGAGTCTGCACAGCCCCATGTACCTCCTCATCTGCATGCTCTGTGTCGTCGACATCCTCGTGGTGACCACCATCGTCCCCAACATGCTCCTCGGCCTCCTGTTTGACAGGGACGAAATCTCATTGGCCGGCTGCTTGACTCAGATGTTCTTCacccacttcctgtcctcactGGAGTCGacgctgctgctggtgatggcGCTGGACCGCTACGTGGCCATCTGCCAGCCGCTGCGCTACACCAAAATCATCGACTCGTCCATGTTCGTGAAGCTTCTGCTCTTCACGCTGGTCCGCAGCGGCTCCATCATGGCAACGCTGGTCGGTTTGGCGGGTTCGCTGCGGTTCTGCGGCTCCAACACGATCAAGCACTGCTACTGCGACCACATGGCGCTGGTCAGCCTGGCGTGCGACAGCACGGAGAGGAACAGCGCCATTGGCCTCGCCGTGATCGTCTGCTTCGTGGGCGTGGACATACcgctcatcttcctctcctacATGAAGATCCTGAGCATCGTCACGCAGGCGGCGGTGGCCAGCGAGGAACGCTGGAAGGCCTTTCACACCTGCGGCACTCACCTGATCGTCATGATGTGTTTCTACCTGGTGGGCAGCGTCACGTTCCTCTCGCACAACCTGAACATCCCCATCCCAACGGACGTCAACACCTTCCTGGGTCTCATGTACATTCTGTTCCCAGCGACGGTCAACCCCATCATCTACGGCGTTCGGACCAAAGAAATCCGAAACGGCTTTTTGAGGATTTTTAAACTCAGACTGAAGACAATGACGCTGAAAGTGTCTCCTGCTGGACATGGACAAAGGTGA